In the Archaeoglobus neptunius genome, GATCTCGTGGATAAAACGGGAAAGAGCTACCAGGAAGTTATATCGATGATAAATGCAAAACAGGAGAAGCTTGAAGGACTTGTCAGTTTTGCAGTCTCTGCCTTAATTGTTGCAAAGGAACAGGGGTTGAAGATCGAGGAATACCTCCCGGAAGTTGAACGGGAAGTTTTTGGATGAGGTTGTATAGAGATTCATTGTTTATAGGTAGGAAGGCGGTAATATCCGATCTGCATCTTGGACTTTTGAGGTTTTACGACAGATCTCTGATTGAAAGGGCCAAGGATGTTGCAGAAAAAGCCGAAACTCTCATTGTTGCTGGAGATTTAAGGCATATGGGCAAAAGAGGGAGGCATGAGGATTTCATAAATGAGGTTGGAGAGATTACGGAGCTGATTTTAATCAGGGGCAACCACGATATAGGCATTAAAGCCGAAAAAAGCATCAGAATTGGTAAGTATGGTATTTTTCACGGCCATGCAGTTCCCGATGAGGATGTGTGGGATGCAAGGTACCTGATTTTCGGACACGCGCATCCGGCAGTATTTCTCAGAGATTCGGTTGGTGGTTACAGAGAGAGGGTTTTTTTGAGCGGTGAAATTGAGGATAACAAGAGGGTCGTTGTTCTTCCGGCGTTCAACGATCTTTGTGCATCAACAGCAGTAAACCTGGACAGACCTGCA is a window encoding:
- a CDS encoding metallophosphoesterase family protein, with product MRLYRDSLFIGRKAVISDLHLGLLRFYDRSLIERAKDVAEKAETLIVAGDLRHMGKRGRHEDFINEVGEITELILIRGNHDIGIKAEKSIRIGKYGIFHGHAVPDEDVWDARYLIFGHAHPAVFLRDSVGGYRERVFLSGEIEDNKRVVVLPAFNDLCASTAVNLDRPAGFMFRRYDYKKWNVILLDGTILSID